The genomic segment TATGCATATATAAAAGTGTAACAATAATTCTCTTTATCAGTGTAGCTTTGAACAAAGAAAACAATAGAgcatataaatttacatttataaagatatttttataattgtacATGTGCCtgcatttaaaaattaaaagatatagGCAAATGAATAATACAAAGCAACTGTACAAATGATGAATGAATCTTAAAAAAATTAgatataaaaagtatataaataaCCAATTTGTTTTATCTCAAGTATTGCCTCCCAATTGCCATATATGTACTTATGATAtgtttgttatatatatacatatattcgacTGGTTTCGAATTATATCTCCGTGAAGAAAAATCATTATATTTATGCATCataattgtttataatatataagaattgatatattttttcaaaCAAGTAAAAACGAATGTTTACAattgtattttaaaatttaatgatTGTCAATtgattgttaataaatattgtgtTAATTCAGAGAAATGCTTCTTTTATATGAAACATGTGGAAGCGATATGTAAACGTtgcgtaattttatatatagcgatttgtaataatttgtaagtataataaaatcaacgtaaaaataatttaaacttGCAATATACGTTGCCAGCCCTGCTCTTGGGAGATAGTTATGAAATGAACGAAAATGGAGGTGATAAGTGAGTCATGCGCACTCAAGTAAGGCTGTGTCGCGCACGAGACCAAAACGGTAAATAATAACGTCAGTAAAAAGCAACCATTACGTTTATTTTTTTGTTATTGCGAGCTGAATCGCTAGAACGTTTAACAATAGATCGAATGATATTGTTTAAAAACGTAACGTTCAACACTGGCTTTTCTAGACTAAAATGTGCGATGAAAACGAGAGTTGTACTCGAATTGATACCGATCAAACGAACCCCCAATTATCTCTATCAGATCTTCCAATCGAGGTTTGTAtagataaatattatacataaaatataaatattatacgtaCGTATCTTTAATTAGTCAAAGAAATGTGTATTCTAAAAagcatgtatatatattaaaagttagtattatttgaaataattgaaaaaatttttattttttttaataatatttatagagTAACAGTTGCttgaatatattttaacgaatatgtttgattaatataatacaataactCGTAAAGAATATTATATGCTATGTATATCGAATGTTTACAAACAATGAAATGGGTGTtttaagtacatttaaatgtCGTAAATAAACATGATGGAAGAGATATACCTCAAGTAACAGTAGAAAGCTGAATAAACTCGTTTAGCAGCGATCTGTAACGATCtactttaaaaaataaatagaacgttgaaaaattttatcgaaacaTTAGTAAATCGTGGACGCCATTTTTAAATgccatttttaaatactttGCACAGCATATTTAAAAATCCGACTGTGATGTTATGTACGAACATAAAACTACATTTAAATGGGTCCTCAGTAGAAATTATGTGTATTTTCTAAtagtaattaatatattttcgtTGTTATATTTCAGATATTTCTCCACATCTGTTCCTTCCTAGATGCATCTACATTAGTACATGGCTTGAGTTTAGTGTGCAAacaatttcatcaaattttaaATGATAACTCACTGTGGAAAGTGAGGATTACTAAGATTTGGCCAGATACTGGTTACCCAATCTTGCCTCCTGGTTAGCTCAAATTGATAGCACCTTGCGCCTTGCACAACCAATCAttctgtaaataaataaaacaccaTCTATTACTGTATCCAATAATTAGTTTTAGTTTACGTTTTTCATGATAAAAAACATTAACTTAGAATCAAATTTTCACATACTACATTTTATAATGAGACTGGTTTGCAAGTAATTATATTTTGGTTAACATGGAAAAATAtgatttacaaaaatttatgaaaagctatattaatatttaacaaCATTGCATTTCATTTTCTACTTAAAATGTATTCTCTTACATATTAATAATGTTTGCtgacaattatttatatcttcctcattgaaactatatttttttttttttttttaagttgaAGATGATGAACTGTTTTGGAAGTTATCATGTGTTGCATTGGAAAAACAAACATCATTATGGAGAAAAGAAAATGTCACTATGGAGAAGTTATCACTTAATAATGTACAATACAGTACTATTGATGGCTTGTTATTAATGCAGGCTAGTATAATATTTTAAGTAATGATCATTCAATGTTGTGcctttataattttacaatacATTAATATGTATACACAGGgtggaaatatttgtatatcaGGAGCTAGAGATCGATCCTTAGTGTATTGGAAGCTTTCTACAAAAGAAAACGAGATTGAAAGTTACACGAGTATAGACTTTGCTCATAATGGATGGATTTGGGATCTAGCAGCAATAGATAATACAGTCTATAGTTGCAGCTGGGATCAAAGTGTCAAAGCATGGACGCTTACTAGCACCGGTCTCGCTCACTTCAAAACTTATGAGATGTACATGAAAACCAAGCTGGTCATTTTCGCTGCTCTCGTTATGGGAAGGCCGAGCGAGGAAGGCACGAATATATATTTGTTCATAAGAGATAGTTAGACGTTAAAGTACATTCAACAAAAATAGTGTTAAATTGCAAACATAACTTTTTTAAGGTATTTTGTAAAATGCTATCAAGTAAAAGGCTCTGCTTTCACTCGCTCTGCCAGAAGTGACTGCGCAAAATACTGcatcattttcataaaatagagTTTCCTATAGAAAcgttattaattttttaggatcGTCGGAGGTGCTTTATTGTGCGTTGCATCATGCCCAGAGTTAGGTCTTTTTGCTACAGGATCATTTTGTAAAACTATATTAGTGTTTGATTCAAGATTATGCAAACCCATTATAAATTACCAACCACATAAAAGAGCTGTCATTAAATTGGCTATGAGTTCTCACTTTATTCTATCGGCTAGTGAGGACAGGACAGTGTCTATATGGGATCAAAGAGCAGGAAGAATTATGAAAAATGTCACGGTAAAAATGTTAaagaataaaacgataaaatgtTCTACAAAACTATAGtcaaaatttgtataattcaaAACGAATGTTTTCTAGATTTCCCAGGAATCATTTCCTATGAGTATGTGCATGCAACGGGACATGATTTATGTAGGAGATGGTAGTGCAAAACTGCATGTACTTGATCCAAGAAACGATTTTAAACCTGTCAAATATTACACCACTGAACATAAGAAAGGTATCAATGGTGTTCATTTTACACCTGGATGTTTGATCACGAGTTCTATGGACCAAACGGTTCGAATTTCCAGTCCTACTGATCCTCCACAACATCTCACTACCTTAAAGTCTAGTTATGGTGAAATAGCTAGTGTGAGTAGCTCAAAATAAAGATTTTTATGAACTTTAAttctataaatttaatttttttatcttgTAGACGGATTATTTAAATGACGTCCTCGCAGTTTCTGGTACAGAGGGAATTGAAATCTGGAGACCGAGGTCGCAAATCCAATATGCATAAATATGCCGATAAATTAATGATTTCTATAAGCATTTCGCTTTTTTATGGTATATATCCCacaaattttaataaacgaatgaaattataaaaatgtatatgtatacatgataaaatttaataaatgctTTGCTATAGTTTTTGttttttctcttatatattTACTTCAAAATATATCATAGAATAAAAAAGTAAACATATTGTTTCATTATAATTGATCAGTTAAACACAACAGGTCATTAAAATACACGCTACCAGAAATAGTATGTCTTTCTACATTTGAAATTTAGCCGCTAAACAGTAGTGTAATTATTCCGAATTCTTAATTCTTTCAAGATTGGCTTAAGAAACAAATACCTCGTACTATCAACGATTTCGATCTTTCAAATCATTAACGGCCAGCATCATACATCCcacgaaataacgttaaatttgaaaaacgttaCATAGCTTAATACAAATCGAAACAGGAGGCCGATCGATGTCACTGCTGTCGCCGGAAGAGCTCGTCTGCTAAGTACCAAAAAACGTTCAATTGTCTATCTGGATGAATTAACCGAAAATGGAATATCGTTACGAAACGATGTTAAATATCCACCTAATTATCCTGAACAATTAATCGCGGGCCTGATAGTACAACCTAGAGAAAATTAACTAAAGAATTCTGGTGTGACAGGCCGGTATCTTAATGCTTTCGTGGCGTGATGGTGGGGGCAACCGTGGGGAGCTTCCGTTTATCTGTGAGGTCAGAGAAGGCTGGCTGCGTTCAGTGGTGCTGTTGAAAAACACGATGAAAATGGCGTGGCAACCGCAAGAGGAAGGACTTCGACAAATCTTGACGCTCCTCAAGGAGTCTCAGAGCCCGGATACGGCTACTCAACGAGCTGTACAAGGAGTATCCTTtcatatttaatcaaaattcgtTTAGTGCTTTGGAAAAAAAATTTGTCCCAGAGATTTTTGTTCCCGGTGAGTACACCCGCGACGCGGTAACGAAGTGAAGCGGCTAGGTCAATCAAGGGGCGTGCTTTTCGTCGCGATAAAATTTTCTGCTCCTTTTAAATAGCgttggaaatttcattaaaaagacGTAGAAGAGGGTCTCAACAGATATCAAGGCTATCGAAATATTCTGTTTGATGTAAGATGGGTAAATGTTCGGCGCGCTTTTGCGCAGCCTGTCACGAATCCCCTTTTTTGTCGTCTATGGTTCGATTGA from the Bombus affinis isolate iyBomAffi1 chromosome 11, iyBomAffi1.2, whole genome shotgun sequence genome contains:
- the LOC126921872 gene encoding F-box/WD repeat-containing protein 9-like: MCDENESCTRIDTDQTNPQLSLSDLPIEIFLHICSFLDASTLVHGLSLVCKQFHQILNDNSLWKVRITKIWPDTGYPILPPVEDDELFWKLSCVALEKQTSLWRKENVTMEKLSLNNVQYSTIDGLLLMQGGNICISGARDRSLVYWKLSTKENEIESYTSIDFAHNGWIWDLAAIDNTVYSCSWDQSVKAWTLTSTGLAHFKTYEMIVGGALLCVASCPELGLFATGSFCKTILVFDSRLCKPIINYQPHKRAVIKLAMSSHFILSASEDRTVSIWDQRAGRIMKNVTISQESFPMSMCMQRDMIYVGDGSAKLHVLDPRNDFKPVKYYTTEHKKGINGVHFTPGCLITSSMDQTVRISSPTDPPQHLTTLKSSYGEIASTDYLNDVLAVSGTEGIEIWRPRSQIQYA